In Dolichospermum flos-aquae CCAP 1403/13F, the following proteins share a genomic window:
- a CDS encoding McrC family protein — translation MKPANLKILEITEYQAQSFSREEISEEVGIILYEKYQSQVNVEFPSPKTRNQWKLTAKGYVGYIPLNADLALKINPKVPIKNLFGMLEYAYNLKSFKFPEGLMNCESLEDFYNHLAYILADKIIERCRKGLYRTYIPKTEQLAYVRGRLNVQQIIKKPWNVKLQCEYEEHTADILDNQILLWTLFHIGHSGFCTDKVSLIVRKAYHAIQGIVSLQPCTSEDCIDRIYHRLNEDYHLLHQFCRFFLDNTSPNHEKGKNTTLPFLIDMARLYEMFVAEWLKKNLPQNLTLRTQEKTNIGEKIYFKTDLILYNRTDLTPKYILDTKYKKPKHSSPEDIAQVVTYAVSKSCPETVLVYPTELNHSLDKYIGEIRVRNLTFALDDKIEDAGNTFLTKLFS, via the coding sequence ATGAAACCAGCAAATTTAAAAATTCTGGAAATAACCGAATATCAAGCTCAATCTTTTTCTCGTGAGGAAATTTCTGAAGAGGTTGGAATTATCTTATATGAGAAATACCAAAGCCAAGTAAATGTAGAATTTCCCAGTCCTAAAACTCGTAATCAATGGAAACTAACTGCTAAAGGATATGTCGGGTATATTCCTTTAAATGCTGATTTGGCTTTAAAAATAAATCCCAAAGTACCAATTAAGAATTTATTTGGAATGTTGGAATATGCTTATAACTTAAAAAGTTTTAAATTTCCTGAAGGTTTAATGAATTGTGAATCTCTAGAAGATTTTTACAATCATCTAGCTTATATTCTAGCAGATAAAATAATAGAAAGATGTCGTAAAGGATTATATCGTACTTATATACCCAAAACTGAGCAGTTGGCTTATGTGCGCGGGAGATTAAATGTTCAACAGATAATTAAAAAACCTTGGAATGTAAAATTACAATGTGAATATGAAGAACACACGGCTGATATTCTAGATAATCAAATTTTGTTATGGACACTTTTTCATATTGGACATAGCGGTTTTTGTACAGATAAAGTATCACTGATAGTTAGAAAAGCTTATCATGCAATCCAAGGAATAGTATCTTTACAACCTTGTACTTCAGAAGATTGTATTGATAGAATTTATCACCGTTTAAATGAAGATTATCATCTCCTACATCAATTTTGCCGATTCTTTTTAGACAACACTAGCCCAAATCATGAAAAGGGTAAAAATACAACTTTACCTTTTTTAATAGATATGGCACGTCTTTATGAAATGTTTGTTGCAGAATGGTTAAAGAAAAATTTACCCCAAAACTTGACTTTAAGAACTCAAGAGAAAACCAATATAGGAGAAAAAATATATTTTAAAACTGACTTAATTTTATATAACAGAACAGATTTAACACCTAAATACATCCTCGACACTAAATATAAAAAACCCAAACATTCTTCTCCTGAAGATATAGCCCAAGTAGTAACTTATGCAGTTTCTAAAAGTTGTCCAGAAACAGTATTAGTCTATCCAACAGAATTAAATCATTCCCTTGATAAATATATTGGAGAAATCAGAGTTCGTAACCTCACTTTTGCTCTTGATGATAAAATTGAAGATGCAGGAAATACATTTTTAACAAAACTATTTTCTTAA
- a CDS encoding Rpn family recombination-promoting nuclease/putative transposase encodes MKTDTIFYSLFQAFPSIFFELINQHPTEAGTYEFTSREVKQLAFRLDGLFLPTTKDAKKPFYIVEVQFQPDDDLYYRLFAEICLYLRQYKPPHPWQAVIIYPSRNIEREQLLQFGEILLLERVTRIYLDELGESSLGVGVVKLVIETEEAAPGLAKLLIAQANQQLTDVNIKRDLINLIETIIVYKLPKKSREEIEAMLGLSELKQTRVYQEAVAEGKTETTRLFALKLLRIGMSLEQIAEITELPLQQIQALQKEQSQE; translated from the coding sequence GTGAAAACAGATACAATCTTCTATAGCTTATTTCAAGCATTTCCTAGCATCTTCTTTGAATTAATTAACCAACATCCCACAGAAGCGGGTACGTATGAATTCACATCTCGTGAAGTCAAACAACTGGCTTTTCGTTTAGATGGTTTATTTTTACCAACCACCAAAGATGCCAAAAAACCATTTTACATTGTTGAAGTTCAGTTTCAACCCGATGATGATTTATATTATCGTCTATTTGCGGAAATTTGCCTTTATTTGCGACAATACAAACCGCCTCACCCTTGGCAAGCTGTAATCATTTATCCCAGTCGTAATATAGAAAGAGAGCAACTTTTGCAATTTGGGGAAATCTTGCTGCTTGAGCGAGTTACACGCATTTATTTAGATGAGTTGGGAGAGAGTTCTTTAGGGGTGGGAGTTGTTAAACTGGTGATAGAAACAGAGGAAGCTGCACCAGGACTAGCAAAACTATTAATTGCACAAGCAAACCAACAACTAACTGATGTAAATATTAAACGGGATTTAATTAATCTCATTGAGACAATTATCGTCTATAAACTACCCAAAAAGAGCAGAGAGGAAATTGAAGCTATGTTAGGTTTAAGTGAGTTGAAACAAACTAGGGTTTATCAAGAAGCTGTAGCAGAAGGTAAAACTGAAACAACAAGACTGTTTGCTTTAAAATTGTTACGAATTGGTATGAGTTTAGAACAAATTGCCGAAATTACGGAATTACCTCTTCAGCAAATTCAGGCTTTACAAAAAGAGCAATCTCAGGAATAA